In Taeniopygia guttata chromosome 23, bTaeGut7.mat, whole genome shotgun sequence, the following are encoded in one genomic region:
- the LOC105758783 gene encoding discoidin, CUB and LCCL domain-containing protein 1 isoform X9, which yields MGAAGRREAWPGDSAAEPRWGRAAAAAAAAAAAAAAAGRRMRAAGGAVPGALVLVCRCLLLSPLGLRSAGAQDGNGCGHTLLTPHSGTLSSKNYPGTYPNHTMCCWRLQAPPGTSLLLAFGDVDLEPSEHCAHSSLLLADPQTGTVYDLISCLVRGTHYTQEHIRGSLSEKRLVFHKACDDVLEVVTFNASSWWHEVDVLGQDRAWVAEQAALSTTGHSWAAEPGAEAAWLELDLGTRRNVTGIITKGSSEQHDYYVTSYRVSSSRDGKNWRPYRGNRGQEDKVFEGNADSQGEVSNVFIPPIIARYIRITPHSWHQRVALKVALVGCQLARVRVPHSYVPSVPREVLEPTSHPASRTPIPGIALDPEKAGSTLLVMLLIGGFVFLCSCLLLLAFLCHRKRKSAVELNCGITKGYPMLESSQVCSLQSLPAPSLASFTMAPTPGDLSWTHSPEYTEPDLVQVSPSSQTGPSTFKPLLEEGYTLPLVLNHYDIPGKHHEYAEPLPPEPEYAMPFSELEPAGMRRSTCIIAGPAGCSPVPYQTPALQPGELPAGVERTGSPCSEGSRGLPRHCPLAHVYQEAL from the exons ATGGGCGCGGCAGGACGAAGGGAGGCGTGGCCGGGAGACAGCGCTGCGGAGCCGCGgtggggccgggcggcggcggcggcggcggcggcggcggcggcggcagcagcggcaggaaggaggatgcgggcggccggcggggcggTCCCGGGGGCGCTGGTCTTGGTCTGCCgctgcctcctgctcagccctTTGGGGCTGCGCTCGGCCGGCGCACAGGATG GAAATGGCTGTGGCCACACACTGCTGACACCCCACAGTGGCACCCTGAGTTCCAAGAACTACCCGGGCACGTATCCCAACCACACCATGTGTTGCTGGCGGCTCCAAGCCCCCCCAGGTACCTCCCTACTCCTGGCATTCGGGGATGTGGATCTGGAGCCCTCGGAGCACTGTGCTCACAGCTCCTTGCTGCTCGCTGACCCCCAGACTGGCACTGTTTACG ACCTGATCTCCTGCCTGGTTCGAGGCACCCACTACACCCAGGAGCACATCAG GGGATCCCTCTCTGAGAAGCGACTTGTATTCCacaaag CTTGTGATGATGTGCTGGAGGTGGTCACCTTCAATGCCTCGTCCTGGTGGCATGAGGTGGATGTCCTGGGCCAGGACCGAGCCTGGGTGGCCGAACAGGCAGCACTTAGCACCACTGGCCACTCCTGGGCAGCTGAACCTGGTGCCGAGGctgcctggctggagctggaCCTGGGCACCCGAAGGAATGTCACAG GCATCATCACAAAGGGCTCCTCTGAGCAACATGACTACTACGTGACATCCTACCGTGTCTCCTCTAGCCGTGACGGGAAGAATTGGAGACCCTACAGAGGCAACAGGGGTCAGGaggacaag GTGTTTGAAGGAAATGCTGACAGCCAGGGGGAGGTCTCTAATGTCTTTATCCCCCCCATCATTGCCCGCTACATCCGTATCACACCACACAGCTGGCACCAACGCGTGGCCCTGAAGGTGGCCCTGGTGGGCTGCCAGCTGGCACGGGTCCGCGTGCCCCATTCCTACG tgcccagtgtccccagggaggtGCTTGAACCCACCAGCCACCCAGCCAGCCGCACCCCCATCCCTGGCATCGCCCTGGATCCAGAGAAGGCAG GCTCCACACTGCTGGTGATGCTGCTTATTGGCGGCTTTGtgttcctctgctcctgcctcctgctcctggctTTCCTCTGCCACAGGAAGAG GAAATCAGCAGTGGAGCTGAACTGCGGGATCACAAAAG ggtaCCCCATGCTGGAGTCCAGCCAGgtctgctccctgcagagcttgCCAGCCCCCAGTCTGGCGTCCTTCACCATGGCCCCCACACCAGGGGACCTCAGCTGGACCCATTCACCAG AGTACACTGAGCCAGACCTGGTGCAGGTGAGCCCCAGCAGCCAGACAGGTCCGTCCACCTTCAAGCCACTCCTGGAAGAGGGCTACACTCTACCGCTGGTCCTGAACCACTATGACATCCCAGGGAAGCACCATGAGTATGCAGAGCCACTGCCGCCAGAGCCTGAGTACGCCATGCCGTTCAGTGAGCTGGAGCCCGCTGGGATGCGCCGCAGCACTTGTATCATTGCAGGACCTGCCGGGTGCTCCCCGGTGCCGTACCAgacccctgccctgcagcccggggagctgcctgctgggGTGGAGCGGACTGGCAGCCCCTGTTCTGAGGGGTCCCGTGGGTTGCCTAGGCACTGTCCCCTCGCACATGTGTACCAAGAAGCTTTGTGA
- the LOC105758783 gene encoding discoidin, CUB and LCCL domain-containing protein 1 isoform X3 has protein sequence MGAAGRREAWPGDSAAEPRWGRAAAAAAAAAAAAAAAGRRMRAAGGAVPGALVLVCRCLLLSPLGLRSAGAQDGNGCGHTLLTPHSGTLSSKNYPGTYPNHTMCCWRLQAPPGTSLLLAFGDVDLEPSEHCAHSSLLLADPQTGTVYDLISCLVRGTHYTQEHISVYCPAGCKDIHGDIWGNPSQGYRDTSVLCKAAVHAGVIADELGGQVTLSREKGITLYESAFANGLRSKRGSLSEKRLVFHKACDDVLEVVTFNASSWWHEVDVLGQDRAWVAEQAALSTTGHSWAAEPGAEAAWLELDLGTRRNVTGIITKGSSEQHDYYVTSYRVSSSRDGKNWRPYRGNRGQEDKVFEGNADSQGEVSNVFIPPIIARYIRITPHSWHQRVALKVALVGCQLARVRVPHSYVPSVPREVLEPTSHPASRTPIPGIALDPEKAGSTLLVMLLIGGFVFLCSCLLLLAFLCHRKRKSAVELNCGITKGYPMLESSQVCSLQSLPAPSLASFTMAPTPGDLSWTHSPEYTEPDLVQVSPSSQTGPSTFKPLLEEGYTLPLVLNHYDIPGKHHEYAEPLPPEPEYAMPFSELEPAGMRRSTCIIAGPAGCSPVPYQTPALQPGELPAGVERTGSPCSEGSRGLPRHCPLAHVYQEAL, from the exons ATGGGCGCGGCAGGACGAAGGGAGGCGTGGCCGGGAGACAGCGCTGCGGAGCCGCGgtggggccgggcggcggcggcggcggcggcggcggcggcggcggcagcagcggcaggaaggaggatgcgggcggccggcggggcggTCCCGGGGGCGCTGGTCTTGGTCTGCCgctgcctcctgctcagccctTTGGGGCTGCGCTCGGCCGGCGCACAGGATG GAAATGGCTGTGGCCACACACTGCTGACACCCCACAGTGGCACCCTGAGTTCCAAGAACTACCCGGGCACGTATCCCAACCACACCATGTGTTGCTGGCGGCTCCAAGCCCCCCCAGGTACCTCCCTACTCCTGGCATTCGGGGATGTGGATCTGGAGCCCTCGGAGCACTGTGCTCACAGCTCCTTGCTGCTCGCTGACCCCCAGACTGGCACTGTTTACG ACCTGATCTCCTGCCTGGTTCGAGGCACCCACTACACCCAGGAGCACATCAG TGTGTACTGCCCTGCGGGCTGCAAGgacatccatggggacatctggggCAACCCGAGCCAGGGCTACCGGGAT ACATCAGTGCTGTGCAAGGCAGCTGTGCATGCCGGGGTGATTGCGGATGAACTGGGCGGGCAGGTCACCCTGTCCCGGGAGAAGGGGATCACGCTCTATGAGTCAGCCTTTGCCAACGGGCTCCGTTCCAAAAG GGGATCCCTCTCTGAGAAGCGACTTGTATTCCacaaag CTTGTGATGATGTGCTGGAGGTGGTCACCTTCAATGCCTCGTCCTGGTGGCATGAGGTGGATGTCCTGGGCCAGGACCGAGCCTGGGTGGCCGAACAGGCAGCACTTAGCACCACTGGCCACTCCTGGGCAGCTGAACCTGGTGCCGAGGctgcctggctggagctggaCCTGGGCACCCGAAGGAATGTCACAG GCATCATCACAAAGGGCTCCTCTGAGCAACATGACTACTACGTGACATCCTACCGTGTCTCCTCTAGCCGTGACGGGAAGAATTGGAGACCCTACAGAGGCAACAGGGGTCAGGaggacaag GTGTTTGAAGGAAATGCTGACAGCCAGGGGGAGGTCTCTAATGTCTTTATCCCCCCCATCATTGCCCGCTACATCCGTATCACACCACACAGCTGGCACCAACGCGTGGCCCTGAAGGTGGCCCTGGTGGGCTGCCAGCTGGCACGGGTCCGCGTGCCCCATTCCTACG tgcccagtgtccccagggaggtGCTTGAACCCACCAGCCACCCAGCCAGCCGCACCCCCATCCCTGGCATCGCCCTGGATCCAGAGAAGGCAG GCTCCACACTGCTGGTGATGCTGCTTATTGGCGGCTTTGtgttcctctgctcctgcctcctgctcctggctTTCCTCTGCCACAGGAAGAG GAAATCAGCAGTGGAGCTGAACTGCGGGATCACAAAAG ggtaCCCCATGCTGGAGTCCAGCCAGgtctgctccctgcagagcttgCCAGCCCCCAGTCTGGCGTCCTTCACCATGGCCCCCACACCAGGGGACCTCAGCTGGACCCATTCACCAG AGTACACTGAGCCAGACCTGGTGCAGGTGAGCCCCAGCAGCCAGACAGGTCCGTCCACCTTCAAGCCACTCCTGGAAGAGGGCTACACTCTACCGCTGGTCCTGAACCACTATGACATCCCAGGGAAGCACCATGAGTATGCAGAGCCACTGCCGCCAGAGCCTGAGTACGCCATGCCGTTCAGTGAGCTGGAGCCCGCTGGGATGCGCCGCAGCACTTGTATCATTGCAGGACCTGCCGGGTGCTCCCCGGTGCCGTACCAgacccctgccctgcagcccggggagctgcctgctgggGTGGAGCGGACTGGCAGCCCCTGTTCTGAGGGGTCCCGTGGGTTGCCTAGGCACTGTCCCCTCGCACATGTGTACCAAGAAGCTTTGTGA
- the LOC105758783 gene encoding discoidin, CUB and LCCL domain-containing protein 1 isoform X10: MGAAGRREAWPGDSAAEPRWGRAAAAAAAAAAAAAAAGRRMRAAGGAVPGALVLVCRCLLLSPLGLRSAGAQDGNGCGHTLLTPHSGTLSSKNYPGTYPNHTMCCWRLQAPPGTSLLLAFGDVDLEPSEHCAHSSLLLADPQTGTVYGPYCRNSIPSAPLLVTNSSTVTVLFNSTSHRSGRGLLVSYATSQHPDLISCLVRGTHYTQEHIRGSLSEKRLVFHKGIITKGSSEQHDYYVTSYRVSSSRDGKNWRPYRGNRGQEDKVFEGNADSQGEVSNVFIPPIIARYIRITPHSWHQRVALKVALVGCQLARVRVPHSYVPSVPREVLEPTSHPASRTPIPGIALDPEKAGSTLLVMLLIGGFVFLCSCLLLLAFLCHRKRKSAVELNCGITKGYPMLESSQVCSLQSLPAPSLASFTMAPTPGDLSWTHSPEYTEPDLVQVSPSSQTGPSTFKPLLEEGYTLPLVLNHYDIPGKHHEYAEPLPPEPEYAMPFSELEPAGMRRSTCIIAGPAGCSPVPYQTPALQPGELPAGVERTGSPCSEGSRGLPRHCPLAHVYQEAL, translated from the exons ATGGGCGCGGCAGGACGAAGGGAGGCGTGGCCGGGAGACAGCGCTGCGGAGCCGCGgtggggccgggcggcggcggcggcggcggcggcggcggcggcggcagcagcggcaggaaggaggatgcgggcggccggcggggcggTCCCGGGGGCGCTGGTCTTGGTCTGCCgctgcctcctgctcagccctTTGGGGCTGCGCTCGGCCGGCGCACAGGATG GAAATGGCTGTGGCCACACACTGCTGACACCCCACAGTGGCACCCTGAGTTCCAAGAACTACCCGGGCACGTATCCCAACCACACCATGTGTTGCTGGCGGCTCCAAGCCCCCCCAGGTACCTCCCTACTCCTGGCATTCGGGGATGTGGATCTGGAGCCCTCGGAGCACTGTGCTCACAGCTCCTTGCTGCTCGCTGACCCCCAGACTGGCACTGTTTACG GGCCCTACTGCAGGAACTCCATCCCTTctgccccactcctggtgaCAAACTCCAGCACTGTGACCGTCCTGTTCAACAGCACCAGCCACCGCTCAGGACGAGGCCTCCTTGTGTCCTATGCCACCTCACAGCACCCAG ACCTGATCTCCTGCCTGGTTCGAGGCACCCACTACACCCAGGAGCACATCAG GGGATCCCTCTCTGAGAAGCGACTTGTATTCCacaaag GCATCATCACAAAGGGCTCCTCTGAGCAACATGACTACTACGTGACATCCTACCGTGTCTCCTCTAGCCGTGACGGGAAGAATTGGAGACCCTACAGAGGCAACAGGGGTCAGGaggacaag GTGTTTGAAGGAAATGCTGACAGCCAGGGGGAGGTCTCTAATGTCTTTATCCCCCCCATCATTGCCCGCTACATCCGTATCACACCACACAGCTGGCACCAACGCGTGGCCCTGAAGGTGGCCCTGGTGGGCTGCCAGCTGGCACGGGTCCGCGTGCCCCATTCCTACG tgcccagtgtccccagggaggtGCTTGAACCCACCAGCCACCCAGCCAGCCGCACCCCCATCCCTGGCATCGCCCTGGATCCAGAGAAGGCAG GCTCCACACTGCTGGTGATGCTGCTTATTGGCGGCTTTGtgttcctctgctcctgcctcctgctcctggctTTCCTCTGCCACAGGAAGAG GAAATCAGCAGTGGAGCTGAACTGCGGGATCACAAAAG ggtaCCCCATGCTGGAGTCCAGCCAGgtctgctccctgcagagcttgCCAGCCCCCAGTCTGGCGTCCTTCACCATGGCCCCCACACCAGGGGACCTCAGCTGGACCCATTCACCAG AGTACACTGAGCCAGACCTGGTGCAGGTGAGCCCCAGCAGCCAGACAGGTCCGTCCACCTTCAAGCCACTCCTGGAAGAGGGCTACACTCTACCGCTGGTCCTGAACCACTATGACATCCCAGGGAAGCACCATGAGTATGCAGAGCCACTGCCGCCAGAGCCTGAGTACGCCATGCCGTTCAGTGAGCTGGAGCCCGCTGGGATGCGCCGCAGCACTTGTATCATTGCAGGACCTGCCGGGTGCTCCCCGGTGCCGTACCAgacccctgccctgcagcccggggagctgcctgctgggGTGGAGCGGACTGGCAGCCCCTGTTCTGAGGGGTCCCGTGGGTTGCCTAGGCACTGTCCCCTCGCACATGTGTACCAAGAAGCTTTGTGA
- the LOC105758783 gene encoding discoidin, CUB and LCCL domain-containing protein 1 isoform X7 — protein sequence MWWQVPSEGNGAALGMGPSCHEVALAWDHPGCGTIPKHETIFKMGPAWHGAMLHGTTLQHPGAETTLRMGHPGCGTTLGPPSAQPKCLSPPGPGKGQARALLQELHPFCPTPGDKLQHCDRPVQQHQPPLRTRPPCVLCHLTAPRPDLLPGSRHPLHPGAHQTSVLCKAAVHAGVIADELGGQVTLSREKGITLYESAFANGLRSKRGSLSEKRLVFHKACDDVLEVVTFNASSWWHEVDVLGQDRAWVAEQAALSTTGHSWAAEPGAEAAWLELDLGTRRNVTGIITKGSSEQHDYYVTSYRVSSSRDGKNWRPYRGNRGQEDKVFEGNADSQGEVSNVFIPPIIARYIRITPHSWHQRVALKVALVGCQLARVRVPHSYVPSVPREVLEPTSHPASRTPIPGIALDPEKAGSTLLVMLLIGGFVFLCSCLLLLAFLCHRKRKSAVELNCGITKGYPMLESSQVCSLQSLPAPSLASFTMAPTPGDLSWTHSPEYTEPDLVQVSPSSQTGPSTFKPLLEEGYTLPLVLNHYDIPGKHHEYAEPLPPEPEYAMPFSELEPAGMRRSTCIIAGPAGCSPVPYQTPALQPGELPAGVERTGSPCSEGSRGLPRHCPLAHVYQEAL from the exons ATGTGGTGGCAGGTGCCCAGTGAGGGCAATGGAGCCGCCCTGGGCATGGGACCATCCTGTCATGAGGTTGCCCTGGCCTGGGACCACCCTGGGTGTGGGACCATCCCAAAACATGAAACCATCTTCAAGATGGGACCAGCCTGGCATGGGGCCATGCTTCATGGGACCACCCTTCAGCACCCTGGTGCTGAGACTACCTTGAGGATGGGCCACCCTGGATGTGGAACAACTCTGGGACCACCCTCAGCACAACCCAAATGCCTGAGCCCCCCTGGCCCTGGCAAGGGCCAAGCCAG GGCCCTACTGCAGGAACTCCATCCCTTctgccccactcctggtgaCAAACTCCAGCACTGTGACCGTCCTGTTCAACAGCACCAGCCACCGCTCAGGACGAGGCCTCCTTGTGTCCTATGCCACCTCACAGCACCCAG ACCTGATCTCCTGCCTGGTTCGAGGCACCCACTACACCCAGGAGCACATCAG ACATCAGTGCTGTGCAAGGCAGCTGTGCATGCCGGGGTGATTGCGGATGAACTGGGCGGGCAGGTCACCCTGTCCCGGGAGAAGGGGATCACGCTCTATGAGTCAGCCTTTGCCAACGGGCTCCGTTCCAAAAG GGGATCCCTCTCTGAGAAGCGACTTGTATTCCacaaag CTTGTGATGATGTGCTGGAGGTGGTCACCTTCAATGCCTCGTCCTGGTGGCATGAGGTGGATGTCCTGGGCCAGGACCGAGCCTGGGTGGCCGAACAGGCAGCACTTAGCACCACTGGCCACTCCTGGGCAGCTGAACCTGGTGCCGAGGctgcctggctggagctggaCCTGGGCACCCGAAGGAATGTCACAG GCATCATCACAAAGGGCTCCTCTGAGCAACATGACTACTACGTGACATCCTACCGTGTCTCCTCTAGCCGTGACGGGAAGAATTGGAGACCCTACAGAGGCAACAGGGGTCAGGaggacaag GTGTTTGAAGGAAATGCTGACAGCCAGGGGGAGGTCTCTAATGTCTTTATCCCCCCCATCATTGCCCGCTACATCCGTATCACACCACACAGCTGGCACCAACGCGTGGCCCTGAAGGTGGCCCTGGTGGGCTGCCAGCTGGCACGGGTCCGCGTGCCCCATTCCTACG tgcccagtgtccccagggaggtGCTTGAACCCACCAGCCACCCAGCCAGCCGCACCCCCATCCCTGGCATCGCCCTGGATCCAGAGAAGGCAG GCTCCACACTGCTGGTGATGCTGCTTATTGGCGGCTTTGtgttcctctgctcctgcctcctgctcctggctTTCCTCTGCCACAGGAAGAG GAAATCAGCAGTGGAGCTGAACTGCGGGATCACAAAAG ggtaCCCCATGCTGGAGTCCAGCCAGgtctgctccctgcagagcttgCCAGCCCCCAGTCTGGCGTCCTTCACCATGGCCCCCACACCAGGGGACCTCAGCTGGACCCATTCACCAG AGTACACTGAGCCAGACCTGGTGCAGGTGAGCCCCAGCAGCCAGACAGGTCCGTCCACCTTCAAGCCACTCCTGGAAGAGGGCTACACTCTACCGCTGGTCCTGAACCACTATGACATCCCAGGGAAGCACCATGAGTATGCAGAGCCACTGCCGCCAGAGCCTGAGTACGCCATGCCGTTCAGTGAGCTGGAGCCCGCTGGGATGCGCCGCAGCACTTGTATCATTGCAGGACCTGCCGGGTGCTCCCCGGTGCCGTACCAgacccctgccctgcagcccggggagctgcctgctgggGTGGAGCGGACTGGCAGCCCCTGTTCTGAGGGGTCCCGTGGGTTGCCTAGGCACTGTCCCCTCGCACATGTGTACCAAGAAGCTTTGTGA
- the LOC105758783 gene encoding discoidin, CUB and LCCL domain-containing protein 1 isoform X6 gives MGAAGRREAWPGDSAAEPRWGRAAAAAAAAAAAAAAAGRRMRAAGGAVPGALVLVCRCLLLSPLGLRSAGAQDGNGCGHTLLTPHSGTLSSKNYPGTYPNHTMCCWRLQAPPGTSLLLAFGDVDLEPSEHCAHSSLLLADPQTGTVYGPYCRNSIPSAPLLVTNSSTVTVLFNSTSHRSGRGLLVSYATSQHPDLISCLVRGTHYTQEHIRGSLSEKRLVFHKACDDVLEVVTFNASSWWHEVDVLGQDRAWVAEQAALSTTGHSWAAEPGAEAAWLELDLGTRRNVTGIITKGSSEQHDYYVTSYRVSSSRDGKNWRPYRGNRGQEDKVFEGNADSQGEVSNVFIPPIIARYIRITPHSWHQRVALKVALVGCQLARVRVPHSYVPSVPREVLEPTSHPASRTPIPGIALDPEKAGSTLLVMLLIGGFVFLCSCLLLLAFLCHRKRKSAVELNCGITKGYPMLESSQVCSLQSLPAPSLASFTMAPTPGDLSWTHSPEYTEPDLVQVSPSSQTGPSTFKPLLEEGYTLPLVLNHYDIPGKHHEYAEPLPPEPEYAMPFSELEPAGMRRSTCIIAGPAGCSPVPYQTPALQPGELPAGVERTGSPCSEGSRGLPRHCPLAHVYQEAL, from the exons ATGGGCGCGGCAGGACGAAGGGAGGCGTGGCCGGGAGACAGCGCTGCGGAGCCGCGgtggggccgggcggcggcggcggcggcggcggcggcggcggcggcagcagcggcaggaaggaggatgcgggcggccggcggggcggTCCCGGGGGCGCTGGTCTTGGTCTGCCgctgcctcctgctcagccctTTGGGGCTGCGCTCGGCCGGCGCACAGGATG GAAATGGCTGTGGCCACACACTGCTGACACCCCACAGTGGCACCCTGAGTTCCAAGAACTACCCGGGCACGTATCCCAACCACACCATGTGTTGCTGGCGGCTCCAAGCCCCCCCAGGTACCTCCCTACTCCTGGCATTCGGGGATGTGGATCTGGAGCCCTCGGAGCACTGTGCTCACAGCTCCTTGCTGCTCGCTGACCCCCAGACTGGCACTGTTTACG GGCCCTACTGCAGGAACTCCATCCCTTctgccccactcctggtgaCAAACTCCAGCACTGTGACCGTCCTGTTCAACAGCACCAGCCACCGCTCAGGACGAGGCCTCCTTGTGTCCTATGCCACCTCACAGCACCCAG ACCTGATCTCCTGCCTGGTTCGAGGCACCCACTACACCCAGGAGCACATCAG GGGATCCCTCTCTGAGAAGCGACTTGTATTCCacaaag CTTGTGATGATGTGCTGGAGGTGGTCACCTTCAATGCCTCGTCCTGGTGGCATGAGGTGGATGTCCTGGGCCAGGACCGAGCCTGGGTGGCCGAACAGGCAGCACTTAGCACCACTGGCCACTCCTGGGCAGCTGAACCTGGTGCCGAGGctgcctggctggagctggaCCTGGGCACCCGAAGGAATGTCACAG GCATCATCACAAAGGGCTCCTCTGAGCAACATGACTACTACGTGACATCCTACCGTGTCTCCTCTAGCCGTGACGGGAAGAATTGGAGACCCTACAGAGGCAACAGGGGTCAGGaggacaag GTGTTTGAAGGAAATGCTGACAGCCAGGGGGAGGTCTCTAATGTCTTTATCCCCCCCATCATTGCCCGCTACATCCGTATCACACCACACAGCTGGCACCAACGCGTGGCCCTGAAGGTGGCCCTGGTGGGCTGCCAGCTGGCACGGGTCCGCGTGCCCCATTCCTACG tgcccagtgtccccagggaggtGCTTGAACCCACCAGCCACCCAGCCAGCCGCACCCCCATCCCTGGCATCGCCCTGGATCCAGAGAAGGCAG GCTCCACACTGCTGGTGATGCTGCTTATTGGCGGCTTTGtgttcctctgctcctgcctcctgctcctggctTTCCTCTGCCACAGGAAGAG GAAATCAGCAGTGGAGCTGAACTGCGGGATCACAAAAG ggtaCCCCATGCTGGAGTCCAGCCAGgtctgctccctgcagagcttgCCAGCCCCCAGTCTGGCGTCCTTCACCATGGCCCCCACACCAGGGGACCTCAGCTGGACCCATTCACCAG AGTACACTGAGCCAGACCTGGTGCAGGTGAGCCCCAGCAGCCAGACAGGTCCGTCCACCTTCAAGCCACTCCTGGAAGAGGGCTACACTCTACCGCTGGTCCTGAACCACTATGACATCCCAGGGAAGCACCATGAGTATGCAGAGCCACTGCCGCCAGAGCCTGAGTACGCCATGCCGTTCAGTGAGCTGGAGCCCGCTGGGATGCGCCGCAGCACTTGTATCATTGCAGGACCTGCCGGGTGCTCCCCGGTGCCGTACCAgacccctgccctgcagcccggggagctgcctgctgggGTGGAGCGGACTGGCAGCCCCTGTTCTGAGGGGTCCCGTGGGTTGCCTAGGCACTGTCCCCTCGCACATGTGTACCAAGAAGCTTTGTGA
- the LOC105758783 gene encoding discoidin, CUB and LCCL domain-containing protein 1 isoform X11 has translation MGAAGRREAWPGDSAAEPRWGRAAAAAAAAAAAAAAAGRRMRAAGGAVPGALVLVCRCLLLSPLGLRSAGAQDGNGCGHTLLTPHSGTLSSKNYPGTYPNHTMCCWRLQAPPGTSLLLAFGDVDLEPSEHCAHSSLLLADPQTGTVYGPYCRNSIPSAPLLVTNSSTVTVLFNSTSHRSGRGLLVSYATSQHPDLISCLVRGTHYTQEHISVYCPAGCKDIHGDIWGNPSQGYRDTSVLCKAAVHAGVIADELGGQVTLSREKGITLYESAFANGLRSKRGSLSEKRLVFHKACDDVLEVVTFNASSWWHEVDVLGQDRAWVAEQAALSTTGHSWAAEPGAEAAWLELDLGTRRNVTGIITKGSSEQHDYYVTSYRVSSSRDGKNWRPYRGNRGQEDKVFEGNADSQGEVSNVFIPPIIARYIRITPHSWHQRVALKVALVGCQLARVRVPHSYVPSVPREVLEPTSHPASRTPIPGIALDPEKAGSTLLVMLLIGGFVFLCSCLLLLAFLCHRKRVPHAGVQPGLLPAELASPQSGVLHHGPHTRGPQLDPFTRVH, from the exons ATGGGCGCGGCAGGACGAAGGGAGGCGTGGCCGGGAGACAGCGCTGCGGAGCCGCGgtggggccgggcggcggcggcggcggcggcggcggcggcggcggcagcagcggcaggaaggaggatgcgggcggccggcggggcggTCCCGGGGGCGCTGGTCTTGGTCTGCCgctgcctcctgctcagccctTTGGGGCTGCGCTCGGCCGGCGCACAGGATG GAAATGGCTGTGGCCACACACTGCTGACACCCCACAGTGGCACCCTGAGTTCCAAGAACTACCCGGGCACGTATCCCAACCACACCATGTGTTGCTGGCGGCTCCAAGCCCCCCCAGGTACCTCCCTACTCCTGGCATTCGGGGATGTGGATCTGGAGCCCTCGGAGCACTGTGCTCACAGCTCCTTGCTGCTCGCTGACCCCCAGACTGGCACTGTTTACG GGCCCTACTGCAGGAACTCCATCCCTTctgccccactcctggtgaCAAACTCCAGCACTGTGACCGTCCTGTTCAACAGCACCAGCCACCGCTCAGGACGAGGCCTCCTTGTGTCCTATGCCACCTCACAGCACCCAG ACCTGATCTCCTGCCTGGTTCGAGGCACCCACTACACCCAGGAGCACATCAG TGTGTACTGCCCTGCGGGCTGCAAGgacatccatggggacatctggggCAACCCGAGCCAGGGCTACCGGGAT ACATCAGTGCTGTGCAAGGCAGCTGTGCATGCCGGGGTGATTGCGGATGAACTGGGCGGGCAGGTCACCCTGTCCCGGGAGAAGGGGATCACGCTCTATGAGTCAGCCTTTGCCAACGGGCTCCGTTCCAAAAG GGGATCCCTCTCTGAGAAGCGACTTGTATTCCacaaag CTTGTGATGATGTGCTGGAGGTGGTCACCTTCAATGCCTCGTCCTGGTGGCATGAGGTGGATGTCCTGGGCCAGGACCGAGCCTGGGTGGCCGAACAGGCAGCACTTAGCACCACTGGCCACTCCTGGGCAGCTGAACCTGGTGCCGAGGctgcctggctggagctggaCCTGGGCACCCGAAGGAATGTCACAG GCATCATCACAAAGGGCTCCTCTGAGCAACATGACTACTACGTGACATCCTACCGTGTCTCCTCTAGCCGTGACGGGAAGAATTGGAGACCCTACAGAGGCAACAGGGGTCAGGaggacaag GTGTTTGAAGGAAATGCTGACAGCCAGGGGGAGGTCTCTAATGTCTTTATCCCCCCCATCATTGCCCGCTACATCCGTATCACACCACACAGCTGGCACCAACGCGTGGCCCTGAAGGTGGCCCTGGTGGGCTGCCAGCTGGCACGGGTCCGCGTGCCCCATTCCTACG tgcccagtgtccccagggaggtGCTTGAACCCACCAGCCACCCAGCCAGCCGCACCCCCATCCCTGGCATCGCCCTGGATCCAGAGAAGGCAG GCTCCACACTGCTGGTGATGCTGCTTATTGGCGGCTTTGtgttcctctgctcctgcctcctgctcctggctTTCCTCTGCCACAGGAAGAG ggtaCCCCATGCTGGAGTCCAGCCAGgtctgctccctgcagagcttgCCAGCCCCCAGTCTGGCGTCCTTCACCATGGCCCCCACACCAGGGGACCTCAGCTGGACCCATTCACCAG AGTACACTGA